CCTGTTATAGGAATCAACCAACCTGGAGATCAGTTTTGGTCTTGAGTTGCAACTGCTTTTCACTCGGATCCAAGATTTTAACATCTTAATCGAACCAAGAATCACTACGCAAGCGCATGCAAGCCATCAATGCTGCAATATCCAAACTGAAAGGTTGTGTATGCCAAGTTGAAAACCAACATCCAAGTGGTGTTTTAAACGAATATATCGTAAGTAAactattaaatttgaattttagTACTCATCTATGTTACTTATATTTTATTTCTCATCTAAGTAACTTGTATTTTGCGATGAAGAAAGCTAAATTATTTTTGAAAGATGACCCCAAAATATCAAAAAGGTTCAAATTCGGTCATGTATGGCATATACTTAAAGATTGTGAAAAATTCTTCAGCCCAAACACAACACCACATGTTCAATGTCCAAGTTCAACCGATGATATTCGTCCAAATTTATCTGCATTTGATATTAATTCAACTGACGAGGAAATTGGGGCTACATCGGCATATCCGGTCCAATGGGAGTCAAAAAAGCAAAAGGAAAACTAAAACATGATGAAAGGCATTTCTATTCTAAAATTATCGAAAAAATATGCTCTTGTCGAAGttaattaaaaaaaaagaatCAGATTCGAACGAAACGATCTCGCACGGAA
The Apium graveolens cultivar Ventura unplaced genomic scaffold, ASM990537v1 ctg1815, whole genome shotgun sequence DNA segment above includes these coding regions:
- the LOC141700147 gene encoding uncharacterized protein LOC141700147, with the protein product MQAINAAISKLKGCVCQVENQHPSGVLNEYIKAKLFLKDDPKISKRFKFGHVWHILKDCEKFFSPNTTPHVQCPSSTDDIRPNLSAFDINSTDEEIGATSAYPVQWESKKFERNDLARNTKEENKILLKDLNSIFDPNLRELCFVLKQTQIMEKKGSTTKINFIKLEVQKMRVKDHKMIHNYNQYYDYLGGFKNHCID